TGATCATCGTACCTACCAGAGAACTGGCCATTCAGTTGGGCCAGCAAATACAGGGCATCGGCTACATGGCCAATATCGATGCCGCAGTGGTTTACGGAGGAGGAAGCGGCGGTGACTGGGAACAGGAGCAACAAGCCCTGAAAAAAGGATCCCGCATTATTGTAGCCACGCCGGGTAAACTCATCTCTCACCTGAAAATGGGATATGTTAACTTTAATAATATCACCCATTTGATTTTGGACGAGGCCGACCGGATGCTGGATATCGGGTTCAAGGACGACCTGCTTAAAATCGTATCCTATGTACCTGAAGAAAGGCAAACGCTATTGTTCAGCGCCACCATGCCGACAAAGATCCGGCAGTTTGCCAACAAAATACTGAACAATCCTGCTGAGATCAACATCTCTGTCTCCAAACCCGCTGAAGGGGTATTGCAGGGAGCTTATCTGACCTATGAAAACCAGAAGACCCCGTTGGTCAACAGTCTGCTCAAGGATAAGCCTGAATATACAAGCATTCTTATATTCAGCTCCACCAAAAAGAAAGTAGTGGATATTGTGAAAGCCCTTCAGAAAAAAGGTTATTCCGTTGAAGGGATCTCCTCCGATCTGGAACAATCCGAACGCAAAGAAGTGGTGAACCGTTTTAAAGC
This genomic window from Bacteroidales bacterium contains:
- a CDS encoding DEAD/DEAH box helicase — protein: MKFNDFNLNEQLLDSIFYMGFDDTTPIQEQAIPEILNGNDLIACAQTGTGKTAAYVLPVINYLLENDLSGTNVLIIVPTRELAIQLGQQIQGIGYMANIDAAVVYGGGSGGDWEQEQQALKKGSRIIVATPGKLISHLKMGYVNFNNITHLILDEADRMLDIGFKDDLLKIVSYVPEERQTLLFSATMPTKIRQFANKILNNPAEINISVSKPAEGVLQGAYLTYENQKTPLVNSLLKDKPEYTSILIFSSTKKKVVDIVKALQKKGYSVEGISSDLEQSERKEVVNRFKARRTRILVATDVMSRGMDIKDINLIINYDVPSDAEDYVHRVGRTARADTTGVALTFVTPDDMYKLKQIERLIENQIPKLPIPRELGEGPAWRSPASGDKKGQAGKGKDRSNPSRDKKQNRNKN